The Podospora pseudocomata strain CBS 415.72m chromosome 1 map unlocalized CBS415.72m_1, whole genome shotgun sequence genome has a segment encoding these proteins:
- a CDS encoding uncharacterized protein (EggNog:ENOG503P20I), with protein sequence MLRLWLFLAGSAAAIPFNNGLYAAGYGYLVQRDGCPVPCGYQNQYCCDNNSACVTNNGIAACTPAAGAGGGVAWYTTTWTETKTYTKTWQSVIPAATGVSGADCIPEAGSGWIACGSICCDSWQYCQHAGQCMANPGAGPGGVVIVTNTNTAVQTVTTQFSAPFRVTSGTATTTNSAGGAIQTGDDAEPVEGGTAGGLSPGAIAGIVIGSIAGVALLLAICACCVVRGLWHGVMAILGFGKKDKRTKETIIEEERYTRRGSSHAGRTNHGSWYGGRPSTVSSRKDKKSGAGLLGMGAALGTLALLLGLKKDKKKRAPVRSRSDISSSYYSDVYTNDSPSSLSSDRRTRRSHRHSRQGSRVTRTTTTRVSRAPSARSARSPRRSPPR encoded by the exons ATGTTGCGGCTCTGGCTTTTCCTAGCCGGCTCGGCCGCTGCGATCCCCTTCAACAACGGTTTATACGCCGCTGGTTATGGCTATCTCGTTCAGCGCGACGGCTGCCCAGTACCATGCGGTTACCAAAACCAGTACTGCTGCGACAACAACTCAGCATGCGTCACCAACAACGGGATAGCAGCCTGCACACCGGCTGCGGGAGCAGGCGGTGGAGTGGCCTGGTACACGACAACCTGGACTGAGACCAAGACTTATACCAAAACATGGCAATCCGTCATTCCAGCTGCGACCGGTGTCAGCGGCGCCGACTGCATTCCCGAGGCCGGCAGCGGGTGGATTGCCTGCGGATCGATCTGCTGCGACTCTTGGCAATACTGCCAACACGCCGGGCAGTGTATGGCCAACCCCGGTGCTGGCCCCGGAGGCGTGGTTATCGtgacaaacaccaacactgCCGTGCAAACCGTCACCACCCAGTTCAGCGCGCCATTTCGCGTTACTAGCGGCACCGCGACAACGACGAACTCGGCTGGTGGAGCTATTCAGACGGGGGATGACGCGGAACCAGTGGAGGGCGGCACAGCCGGTGGCTTGAGCCCCGGTGCCATCGCCGGTATCGTCATTGGCTCCATCGCCGGTGtcgcccttctcctcgccatctGCGCTTGCTGCGTCGTCAGGGGTCTTTGGCACGGTGTCATGGCCATTCTTGGGTTcggcaagaaggacaagagaACAAAGGAGACCATCATCGAGGAAGAGCGCTACACCCGCCGCGGATCCTCGCACGCCGGGCGCACCAACCACGGTTCGTGGTATGGCGGCCGACCTAGCACAGTATCATCGCGAAAGGATAAGAAGAGCGGCGCCGGcctgttggggatgggagcCGCGCTTGGCACTCTTGCGTTGCTGCTCGGATTGAAGAAGgataagaagaagagagccCCGGTCAGGAGCAGGAGTGATATCAGCAGCAGCTACTACTCTGATGTTTACACAAACGATAGTCCTA gCTCCCTCAGCAGCGACAGACGAACCCGCCGATCCCACCGCCATAGCAGGCAAGGGAGCAGGGTAACGAGGACGACCACGACACGTGTATCCCGCGCCCCGTCGGCGAGGTCGGCCAGATCACCAAGGAGGTCTCCCCCGCGGTGA
- the VMA13 gene encoding H(+)-transporting V1 sector ATPase subunit H (EggNog:ENOG503NY79; COG:C; BUSCO:EOG09263E9V): MSLDPPTYLASLQSNIRQRPIPWDGAVRAGTLTEEQLARIRSVDKVKKDVRKQTIESDLEGYSALFVGGSGKKSVLELAAKRQDVVQYILVLLNDLLTTVPALSKALAKTGDPYQHFIPLLGHRTVTDDPIPLLTSTVLVSLMAGSRDESQAASKALPLIYSYLSSLTTNSDAGLQDIGVQEYSSLLYGRVPRAQFWEQRSETVAPLVKILRAAAGIGSGGDATASLWSGTTNPSRSGFEGSLGGGVGLQLLYHVLLVIWQLSFEAADIGDDLNKEYDFIALYTQLLRLSPKEKTTRLLLSTLLNILTANQNTLLAIAVLARLPTLLETLKTRQFNDPDLREDLDRLRELLEEYTKTKTTFDEYVGEVNSGRLHWSPPHRNTVFWAENARKILDYENGALIRKLVDIMKQPWEDDKSVLAIACNDVGCLVREVPEKRGQLEKLGLKTRVMELMGEADENVRWESLRALGGWLQYSFDTK; this comes from the exons ATGTCGCTCGATCCACCGACGTATCTGGCCTCGCTGCAAAGCAACATCCGTCAGCGGCCGATTCCCTGGGATGGCGCCGTGCGCGCAGGAACCCTGACCGAAGAGCAGCTCGCTCGCATCCGCTCCGTCGATAAGGTCAAGAAAGACGTGCGCAAACAGACAATCGAGTCCGATCTGGAGGGATATAGCGCCCTGTTCGTGGGAGGATCAGGGAAGAAGAGTGTGTTGGAATTGGCCGCCAAGCGCCAGGATGTGGTCCAGTatatcctcgtcctcctgaACGACCTCCTCACAA CCGTCCCCGCGCTCTCCAAAGCACTTGCTAAGACTGGCGATCCCTACCAACATTTCATTCCTCTTCTCGGCCACAGAACTGTAACCGACGATCCGATCCCGCTTCTGACCTCGACTGTGCTCGTCAGTCTCATGGCTGGTTCCAGAGACGAGTCCCAGGCCGCCTCCAAggccctccccctcatctaCAGTTATCTCTCGTCCCTCACAACGAATTCCGACGCAGGTCTTCAGGATATCGGTGTGCAAGAGTACTCATCACTTTTGTATGGTCGTGTTCCCAGGGCGCAGTTTTGGGAGCAGCGGAGCGAGACTGTGGCCCCCCTGGTAAAGATTCTACGAGCGGCAGCGGGTATTGGCAGCGGTGGTGACGCCACGGCCAGCCTCTGGAGTGGGACAACGAATCCCTCTAGAAGCGGCTTTGAGGGCTCTCtcggtggaggggtcggtCTTCAGTTGCTTTACCATGTGCTGTTAGTCATCTGGCAGCTCAGCTTTGAGGCTGCCGATATTGGCGACGATCTCAACAA GGAATACGACTTCATCGCTCTTTACACCCAGCTTCTCCGACTCTCccccaaggagaagaccaCCCGCCtactcctctccaccctcctcaacatcctcaccgCTAATCAAAACACGCTGCTTGCCATCGCAGTACTTGCCCGCCTCCCAACCCTTTTGGAGACCCTCAAAACGAGACAGTTCAACGACCCCGATCTGAGAGAAGATCTGGACCGGCTCCGCGAGCTGCTCGAGGAGTACACCAAAACCAAGACCACCTTTGACGAGTATGTAGGCGAAGTCAACTCTGGCCGTCTGCACTGGTCCCCACCCCACCGCAACACAGTTTTCTGGGCCGAGAACGCCCGCAAGATTCTAGACTACGAGAACGGCGCGCTTATCCGCAAGCTGGTGGATATTATGAAGCAGCCGTGGGAGGACGACAAATCGGTGCTGGCGATTGCGTGCAATGATGTTGGGTGTTTGGTGCGTGAGGTGCCCGAGAAGAGGGGCCAGCTGGAGAAACTTGGTTTAAAgacgagggtgatggagctgatgggggaggcggacGAGAATGTACGGTGGGAAAGTTTGCGTGCcttgggtggttggttgcAGTACAGCTTTGATACGAAATAG
- a CDS encoding uncharacterized protein (EggNog:ENOG503Q4ET; COG:G), whose product MVKRVYFLAHGGMVQGWLIYHAARLLYFTRARAAEHKLTGWVRNTYNNKVEGEAQGAEDALSKFLKEVDKGPRGSQVVKLDKEDRDVVEGEEGFEIRR is encoded by the exons ATGGTTAAAAGA GTTTATTTCCTCGCTCATGGGGGGATGGTGCAAGGTTGGTTAATATACCATGCCGCCCGATTACT ATACTTCACCCGCGCCCGCGCAGCCGAGCACAAGCTCACCGGCTGGGTCCGAAACACATACAACAACAAGGTCGAGGGCGAGGCTCAGGGGGCGGAGGACGCCCTCTCCAAGTTCCTCAAAGAGGTGGACAAGGGGCCGAGAGGCTCCCAGGTTGTCAAACTCGACAAGGAGGATcgggatgtggtggagggagaggagggttttgaGATTCGTCGCTGA